The DNA sequence ATCAGCGGGCTCGGGCTGCGCCGCTCGACGCGGACGAAGGCCGTCAGCAGGACGACGACGGCGACGAAGGACAGGACCGTGCGCGCCGAGCCCCAGCCCGCTTCCGGCGCTTCGACGACGGTGAAGACGAGCAGCAGCATCGAGGCGGTACCGAGCACGGCACCCGGGATGTCGTAGCCGCCGGTGGTCTTCTCGCGCTCGGTGCGCGGCAGCAGCTTCAGGCCGACGGCCAGGGCGATCAGTGCGACGGGCGCCGGGAGCAGCATGGTCAGGCGCCAACTTGCCTCGGTGAGCAGGCCGGAGAAGACCAGCCCCATCGAGTAGCCGGTGGCACCGCAGGTGGTGTAGATCGCCAGTGCCCGGTTGCGCACGGGGCCCTCGGCGAACGTCGTGGTGATGATGGACAGGCCGGCAGGTGCGGTGAAGGCGGCGGCCAGGCCCTTGATGAAGCGGCTTGCGATCAGCAGCGGGCCCGAGTCGACGAGCCCCCCGAGCAGCGAGGCGAGCGCGAAGACGGCGAGGGCCACCAGGAAGACCTGGCGTCGGCCCAGCAGGTCGGCGGCCCGTCCGCCGAGGAGGAGCAGTCCGCCGTAGCCGAGGATGTAGCCGCTGACGATCCATTGCAGGGTCGAGGTGGACAGGCCCAGGTCGGCGCCGATGGACGGCAGGGCGACGCCGACCATCGACACGTCGAGTGCGTCCAGGAACATCGCGGCGCACAGCACCAGCAAGGTGCCCCACAGCCGGGGGGTCCAACGTCCGTCGGACGCGGGGGTGATGAGCGGAGAGGTCATGGCCGAGACACTACATGCGCATGCATTGAATGCGAGCGCATTTAATTCCAGTGCAACAAAACGCGATTTCTGCTACGGTGCGGCCATGGCGGCGACGAAGGCCGAGCGGGCGCTCGTGGACCAGTGGCGGGACATCCTGGCGCTGCACGCGCGTACGCAGTGCGAACTCGACCGTGCGCTGCACCAACACGGCCTGTGCGCCAGCGACTTCGAGGTCCTGGACGTGTTGGCGGTCGGCGCCTGTTCGTACCGCGTCCAGGAGATCTCCGAGCGCGTCCATCTGAGCCAGAGTGCCCTGTCGCGGCTGATCGCCCGGCTGGAGAAGGACGGACTCGTCGAGCGCGGGATGTGCGCGGAGGACCGGCGGGGTGTGCGGGTGGCGCTCACGGCGAAGGGGCGCACGCTCCACGGCGAGGTGCTGCCGGTACAGCGCGCGGTGCTGACGAGGATGCTGGCGAACTGACGGGCGTGCGGCCCGGGTCGAGGCGCGCGGTGACGCCGTTCAGCTCCAGGTGACTGCCGAGTTCTCCCGCCACAGCGTGGCGACGGCGGCGTCGCCGGTCACGTGCGGGAACGGCAGCCGGTTCCACAGCGCCACATACAGCTGTGCGACCCGACCGGAGATCTCGCAGTCGGTCTCTGCGGCATCGCCGCGCACGGCCACCGGCGGTTCCTGCGACAGCCGTACGGTCCACACCGTGCCGTCCGTGTCCGTCGCCCGCACCCGCAGCACCCGGGGTTCGGCGCTGCGGACCCGGCTCCTGCGCCGGGCGTGGAAGGCCAGCAGCAACTCGTCGATGCCGTCCGCCGCGAAGTCGGGGTCGATCCCGCTCGGGGTGCCGCCGCGTGCCGTCTCCGCGTCGAAGCGGTGCACGGTCGTCTCGTGCGCCTGTCTGCGGGCCCAGAACGCGAGGGGCGACGGAGCGGGCAGGAACTGCCAGCACTGCACGTCGGCCGGGGCAGCGGCCAGTGTGCCGACCAGATGGCGGTGCCCCTCCCGGAACCAGGCGAGCAGCGCGGCGCCGTCGAGGTCGGGCAGGCCGCCGTCAGGATGCGCGGAGGTGCGGCCCTCGGCCACGAACGCCGCCGCCCAGCGGTGCACCATGCCGGTGTGCCGCAGCAGATCCCGCACCTGCCAGTCCGGACAGGTCGGCACCTCGGCCTCGGACCCGGCCTCCTCGGCTGCCGCTGCCAGCAGCTGACCCTCGCGGTCCAGGGTTCGGACGAAGTCGGCGGTCTCCATGGGGTGAGTGTGCCGGACGGGGCGCCGGCCGTCCCGGCGGCCGTGCATCGGGGCGTCGGGACGGCGGGACGGCGGGACGTAAGGGTTTCGTCATCACCCTCGGTATGCACGGCGGGCCTCGAATTCCGTTGAATGGACGTCGACGGACGGCCGACGGATGACTCTCGGAAAGCGGGGCGGTTATGGGGCGGGTGCGGAGGAAGCTGTTCGGGCCGTGGGGCATCGGGGCCCTGGCGCTGACCGTGGCCGTGGGCGGCTTCGGGCTGTACTGGTTCCAGCCGTGGAAGCTGTGGCAGGACCGGACCGTGGAGGAGGCCCTGCCCGCGGCGGCCCAGACCCCGGCGGGAGCGACCTCCTCCACGGGGGCAGCCTCCCCGGAGGGGGCGGCCTCTTCGGCGCCCGGCCCCGAGACGCTGGCCGGCGGTGCGCTGATCAGCCATGAGCACGCGACATCGGGCACGGTGAAGCTCGTACGGCTGGCCGACGGCTCCCATGTCGTGCGCCTGGAGAAGCTGGAGACCAGCAACGGGCCGGACCTGCGCGTGCTGCTGACGGACGCGCCCGTGAAGGAGGGCACGGCCGGCTGGCGCGTCTTCGACGACGGCGCGCACATCAGCCTCGGCAAGCTCAAGGGCAACAAGGGCAGCCAGAACTACGTGGTGCCGCAGGACGTCGATCTGTCCCGCTACAGCAGCGTCAGCATCTGGTGCGACCGCTTCGACGTGTCGTTCGGGGCGGCGGAGCTTGCGCGGGTCTGAGGGGCGTTCAGGACGGGCTGGGAAACAGGCAGAACTCGTTGCCCTCGGGGTCGGCCAGGACCCAGTGGTCCTCGTGGCGGTCCTGGACCGTCGCGCCGAGGGCGGTGAGCCGGCCGAGCTCGGCCTCCGGGTCGGTGGAGACCAGGTCCAGGTGGAGGCGGTTCTTCACGCGCTTGGGCTCCGGGACGAGCTGACACCACAGCCGAGGGCCGCCGCCACGGGGTGCGACGAGCACGGTCGGATCGTCCTCCGGGCCCGAGATGCCTTGCGCGCGCAGCCGCGCCGGCTCGGCGTCGTCGTACGGGGCGACGTCGTAACCGTCGAGGGCGGCGGCCCAGAAGCGGGCCGTCGCGGCCGGGTGGGCACAGTCGAGGACGAGGTCGTGAAGGCGTGCCATCCGGTCATCATGGGACCGGGGCGTGGGCCGGACAACGTCCGGGTCCGGGGGGCGTACGAGCTGGGTCAGTTGGGCGTCGTACGCCGGGTCGCGACGCCGATGAGCGTGGCGATCGCCGCCAGTACGGCGACGCTGGTGAGGGCGACGGACAGGGAGAACCAGTCCGCCATGAAGCCGATGGCGGGCGGTCCGAGGAGCATGCCGCCGTAGCCCAGGGTGGAGGCGGTCGCGACTCCGCTCGGTCCTGCGAGGGTGCCCGCGCGCTCGACGGCGACGGGGAAGAGGTTGGCGAGACCGAGCCCGGTCACCGCGAATCCGAGCAGCGCCGCCCACAGAGAGGGCGCGAGCGAGCCGAGAAGCATCCCGGCCACCGCGGTGGCGCCGCCCGCGACGACGGTACGGCCGTGGCCCAGCCGTTCGAGGAGGGCCGTACCGGAGAGCCGGCCGATGGTCATGGCCAGGGCGAAGCAGGAGTAGCCGATGGCGGCGACGCCGGGTGTGGCGTCCAGGTCCTGTTCGAGGTGCAGGGCGCCCCAGTCGGCCATGGCGCCCTCGCCGTAGGCCGTGCACAGGGCGATCAGGCCGAAGACGATCACCAGTCCGCGGGTTCTGGAATCCAGGCGGCGCGGGGTGTCCTTCGCGGGGCGTCCGGGGCTCGCGGCCGTCGGCGGCTCGTGGCGCAGCAGCGTACGTCCCGCCACGGCCGTCACCAGCAGCCCGATGGCGGCGAGGCTCAGCAGATGCCGGGCCGGCGAGAGGCTCCCGGCGACCAGCCCGCCGAGGCCCGCGCCGACCATGCCGCCGAGGCTGAAGGCCGCGTGGAAGCTGGGCATGATGGGTCGGCGCAGGGCGGCGACCAGGTCCACGGCGGCGCTGTTGAAGGCGACGTTGATTCCGCCGTAGGCGGCGCCGAAGATCAACAGGACGGCGCCGAGCGCGAGCGTCGAGTGGGTGAGCGGAGGCAGCGCCACGCTGAGCGAGAGCAGGACGGCGCAGACCACGGTGACCTCGTGGGTGCCGAAACGGCGGCAGAGACGGCCGGTGAGCGTCATGGTGAGCACGGCACCGGCGGAGACGCCGAGGAGGGCCAGACCGAGGTCGCCGGCCGACGCGCCGGTCTGCTCCTTGATGGCGGGGATGCGGACGACCCAGCCGGCGAACAGGAAGCCGTCCAGGGCAAAGAACGTGGTCAGGGCTATGCGGAGGCGGGAGAGGTCGTTCGGGGTGCCCGGCACGGCGTTGTGCGATCGGGCTTTGTTTATTTGCGGCACAAACTCAGGCTAAGCGGGGCCGGGGGTGACGACAAGAGGGAATCGAGCGTGACGACAAGGGGGGAATCGGGAGAGGGGACCGGACCAGGTCGGTGCCCTGAGTGTCCCGCCGCCGCCCGAAGTGCGACGCTATGACCAGAGCTATCCGCCGAGGGAACTCGGGAGGGCGCATGGGACGGGACGTGCCGGCCCTGGTGTTCACGCGGGAGGATCGCCGTCGGTACCGGGAGAAGATGCACACCTGCCTCGATGTGCTGGCGCAGATGCTGCGCGAGTCGACCTTCGAGAGCGAGCGGCCCCAGGTCGGGCTCGAGATCGAGCTCAACCTGGTGGACGACGACGGGCTGCCGGCGATGCGCAACACCGACGTGCTCCAGGCGATCGCCGACCCCGCCTGGTCGAGCGAGCTGGGCCGCTTCAACCTGGAGATCAACATTCCGCCCAGGGAGCTGACCACCGGTGGCCCCGGCGCCTGGGAGCAGGCGATCCGTGACGCGCTCAACCACGCGGAGGACCGCGCCTCGGCCGTGGGCGCCCACCTGATCATGATCGGCATTCTGCCGACGCTGGGGGAGACGGACGTGGGCGAGCGGGCCCTGTCCGGCGATCCGCGCTACCAGCTGCTCAACGAGCAGATCTTCGCGGCTCGCGGCGAGGACCTGCGGATCACGGTGGACGGCGTGGAGCGCCTGGCGACCTACGCCGACACCATCACCCCCGAAGCGGCCTGCACCAGCACCCAGTTCCACCTTCAGGTCGCACCGAAGGAGTTCGCGGCCTACTGGAACGCGGCCCAGGCCGTCGCGGGCGTGCAGATCGCGCTGGCGGCGAACTCGCCGTACCTCTTCGGCCGGGAGCTGTGGCGCGAGACCCGTATCCCCCTGTTCGAGCAGGCCACCGACACCCGCCCGCAGGAGATCAAGGCCCAGGGCGTGCGGCCCCGGGTGTGGTTCGGGGAGCGCTGGATCACCAGCGTCTTCGACCTGTTCGAGGAGAACGTGCGCTACTTCCCGGCCCTCCTGCCGCTGTGCGACGACGAGGACCCGCAGCACGCCCTCAACCACGGAGGTGCGCCGGAACTGGGCGAACTCACCCTGCACAACGGCACGATCTACCGCTGGAACCGCCCGATCTACGCGGTCACCGACAGCGGTCCGCATCTGCGCATCGAGAACCGGGTCCTGCCGGCCGGGCCCACGGTGGCCGACATCATCGCCAACGGCGCCTTCTACTACGGCCTGACCCGCGCCCTCGTCGACGAGGACCGGCCGATCTGGACGCGGATGTCGTTCGCGGTCGCCGAGGAGAATCTCCACACCGCGGCCCGCGACGGCATCGACGCCCGCCTGTACTGGCCCGGCATCGGCGAAGTGCCGGTCGTGGAACTGGTGTTGCGGCGCCTGCTGCCCCTGGCCCATCGTGGCCTCGAACTGGCCGGCCTGGACGCGGCGTGGCGCGAACCCCTGCTGGGCATCGTCGAGCAGCGCTGCATCACCGCACGCAACGGCGCCCTGTGGCAGGCGGAGACGGTCCACCAGCTGGAGAAGGCCGGTGTCTCCGACCGGAGGGAGGCCCTGCGGCAGATGACCACGGCGTACATGGACTACATGCATCTCAACGCCGCCGCGCACACCTGGCCCGTGGACTGACCCCTCCCCGTGCACCGCGACCCGGTTCAGCCGGCGTCCCTCTTCGCCCCCTTCCATTCCTCCGCGGCCGTCAGGGGAACAGGAACCGGGAGCTCCGCCGAGGTGGTCAGCTCGATGCGGCGCCCCTCGGCCGACGAACGGAGCAGGGCGCTCATCGTCTCCAGCACGTGCAGGGCGATCTCGCCGTTCGCGCGGGGCGCCCGCTGCCCGTCCCCGGCGATGAAGTCGAGCAGACCGACACCCCGGGCGCCGTCGGCGTAACCGGCCGAGGGCGGGAGGGTGCGCCACTGGGTGTCGCCGAGTTCGAAGAGCCGCACATCGCCGTCGAAGCGGTTCGGGTCCGGAACCGAGAGGGTCCCCGTCTCGCCGTGGACCTCGATCGGCGTGGCGGTGGTGGCCACGCCGTCGAAGCTCGTCGTGATCGTCGTAAGGGTCCCGCCGACGTGCTCCAGTACACCGGAGACATGACTGTCCACCTCCACCGGGATCCGCTCGCCCGCGCGTGGGCCCGACCCGATGACGCGCTCGGCACGCAGCCGTCCGGCCGCCCCGATCACCGCACGTACGGGACCCAGCAGATGGATCAGGGACGAGAGGTAGTACGGCCCCATGTCCAGCAGGGGGCCGCCCCCGGCCGTGTAGTAGAAGTCGGGGTGGGGATGCCAGCGTTCGTGCCCCGGTGTGATCATGACGGCCGTGGCGAACTGGGGGCGTCCGACGCGGCCCGCCGCGACGGCCGCGCGCGCCGTCTGGATGCCGGTGCCGAGGACCGTGTCCGGCGCGCATCCCACACCGACTCCCGCCTTCGCGGCGGCCGCCATCACGGTGTGCGCCTCGGCGAGGCCGGCGGCCAGTGGTTTCTCCCCGTAGACGTTCTTCCCGTGACTGATGGCGCCAAGGGCGATCTCGGCGTGCGCCGCGGGGACGGTGAGGTTCAGCACCGTGTCCACGTCCGGGCTGCTCAGCAACTCCTCGACGGTCAGCGCCTCGACGCCGGGTACCTCGGCGGCGACCGCTGCCGACCGGGAGGCGTCGAGGTCGGCGACCCCGGTGACGCGCACGGCCGGATGGCCGACGAGTGTGTCCAGGTAAGCGCGGGAGATGACGCCGAGTCCTACGACGCCGACGCGGTGCGCGTCGCCCACAGCATGCCCCTCTCGATGACGGTGCGGACGTTCGGGTCCTCCAGCACGTCGAGGCTGTGCCCCGGTGTCGTCACCAGGACGCGCCCGGCACCCCACTGCCGGGTCCAGATCGCCGGCGAGGTGACGGGGCGTTGCCACGGCTGCCACGGGCGGGCGGGATGGGTGGTGGTGGCCAGGACGTCGATCAGGTCGTCGTGGAGAACCCAGTACTGCTCGGTGTGCAGTTCGAAGTCCTCGATTCCGGCCGTGACGGGGTGCCCGCGGCCCAGCTCCGTGATGTTGACGACGTGCGGCAGGTAGTTGTCCTCCTGAACTCCCCGGCGCTCACACGGCTCCTTTCCCGGATGGGTCGCGAACTGCCCGCCCACCAGATGGAGATAGTCGGAGGAGGCGCGGAACGAGTCGGCGATGCCGCCGTGCCAACCGGTGAAACCCGTTCCGGCCACGACCGCCGCGCTCAGTCCGGCCAGCTGCCCGGCGCTGATCTGCGACATCGTGACGCACTGCACGACGAGATCGGTGCCGGCCATCTCGGCGTCGTCGGCGTAGACGTCGGGCGACTCCTCGATCCGGACGGCGTATCCGTTGCTCCGCAGGAACGGCAGGAACAACTCCGTGGCCCGGACAGGGTCGTGCCCCTCCCAGCCGCCCCGGACCACCAGGGCCTTCTTCCGCGTCATCTCATCCCTTCGTGAGGCCGGAGCACAGCGACATCACTATGCGCCGGGCTCCTGCCCCTCGGAAAGAGTCGCCGGATTCTGCGAAAGTTTCGTTACGGCGAGGCAGGCGAGGCAGGCGAGCCAGGCGACGTCGACGGGGATGTCGCCGTGGCGCTGACCATCCAACAGGCCGACGTGAAACGGACCTCCGTGCCCTGCACAAAGCTGTCGAAGGCGGCACGAACGGTCTCGACGACCCTTGCGCGGGTCTCTTCGTCCGCCTCGGGCAGCACCTGGCCGACCGGACCGAGGCGGGTGAAGTACCGGACCAGCTCCCGCTCGGGCAGCGTGCAGGGCACTTCGACCGGCCGGATGTCGATCCCGGCCCACCCGCTCTCCGTCAGGATGCGCTGGAGCCGGTCCGAGTCGGCGAACGCGAACTGCCCCGGCTCGTCGGGCCGGCGCGCGGGGAGGTTCGGCAGGAGCGGCGCCGCGGCGCGCTCGGCCGTCGTCATGAACGGATTCTCGGCGGGGCCGCGCCAGGCCACGAACCGGAGCGCGGCCCCGTCCTTGGCGGCGCCCCGCAGGTTCGCGAAGGCCCGGACGGGGTCGTTGAAGAACATGACGCCGAAGCGGGAGATGACGGCGTCGAAGGTGGCGGGTTCGAAGGCATGCTCCTGCGCGTCGGCCTGGATGAAGGACACCGGCGTGCCCTCCCGCTCGGCGCGCGCCCGTGCGGCGGTGATCATCGGTTCGGAAATGTCGATGCCGACGCAGCGACCCGCCGGACCGAGCAGCCGCGCCACGGCCACCGTCGTGCCACCGGTACCGCAGCCGACGTCGAGCACCTGCCCGGCCTGTCCGGCGGGCATCGCCCCGATGAGCAGCTCTTCGAACGGCCGGAGCATGTCGTCCAGCAACGCCTGCGTGTCGACCCAGGCGTTGCCACTGGCCCCGCTCCAACGGGCCGCCTGTTCGTCATCGGTCCTGCGCCTGACGTTCATGGTCGCCTCCCAGCGCTTGCGTTCATCGGGTCGGGGTGACAGCGTGCTACTTCAAGTCGACTTGAGGTCAAGCGGATGACGGACCTGGACATCGCCGAGGTGGCGCAGCACGCCGGGGTTCCCGCCTCCACGCTGCGGTTCTACGAGGAAAAGGGGCTGATCGCCTCGATCGGCAGGCGCGGCCTGCGCCGACAGTACGATTCTGGCGTACTGGAACGCCTGGCGCTGATCGCGCTGGGGCGCACCGCCGGGTTCTCGCTCGACGAGATCGCACGCATGTTCACGCCGGACGGGCAGCCGCGTATCGACCGGCAGACGCTCTCGGCCAAGGCGGAGGAGCTGGACACAAGGATCCGTGAACTGGGCGTACTGCGGGACTCCCTGCGGCACGCCGCGGCCTGCCCCGCTCCGACTCATATGGAATGCCCCACCTTCCGCCGCCTCCTCGCGGCCGCCGCATCCGGCACTGTCGCGGTACCGAGGAAGCGGGCGCCAGGAGCGCCGTGAAGCCCCGCCAGGGTTGCAGGGTCAGATCCAGCCCTGTTCCCAGGCGCGGTGCGCGGCCGCATGCCGGGTCGGGGTGCCCAGCTTGGCCATGGCCGCGGAGAGGTAGTTGCGGACCGTGCCGGGGGCCAGGTGGACGGCGTCGGCGATCTCGGCGATCGAGGCGCCGGTGCGGGCGGCGCGCAGGACCTCCAGTTCGCGGGCGGTGAGGGGGCAGTCGTCCTCGGTCAGCGCGGAAGCGGCGATGTCCGGGTCCACATAGCGGCGTCCGGCGGCGATGTCCCGGATGATCTCGGCCAGCCGGCCCGCCGGGGTCGTCTTGGGCACGAAGCCGCGGACACCTGCGGCCAGGGCCCGGCGCAGCACGGCCGGCCGCGCGTGCCGTGTCACCAGGACGATCTGCGTGGGCAGTTCGGCCCGGATCTCCTCGGCGGCGCGGAGCCCGTCGGCCGGCGGCATCTCCAGGTCGAGTACGGCGATGTCGGGCCGCTGCTCGCGGGCCAGCCGCACCGCCTCGGTGGACGTGGACGCCTCGGCGACCACGGTGAGGTCGTGTTCCAGCGCGAGCAGGGCGGCCAGGGCGCTTCTGAGGAGGTCCTCGTCGTCGGCGATCAGCAGGCGGATCATGGGGCGGCTCCGTCCACGGGGTTGGGCGAGCACGTCGGCAGCGCGGCCTCGACCACGAAGCGATCGCCGTCGTGCTGCCAGGTCAGCTCGCCACCGGCGGCCTCCAGCCGCTCGGCGAGGCCGCGCAGCCCGGTACCGTCCAGGGCCGTACCGTCCAGGGCCGTCGGATGCTCCTCGGCGCCGTCGTTGCGTACGCGCAGACGGGCGTGGCCGCCGGCGATGCGGTAGTCGACCTCGGCGTGCCTGGCCCGGCTGTGCCGGAGCACGTTGGTGGTGGCCTCCCGCATCACCAGTCCGAGGAGGTGCCGGGCGGCTTCCGCGAGGTCGGTGGCGACGGCATCGGGGGCGAGCGTCATCCTCGCGTCGATGCCGGCGGCGGCCAGCACCCGGGTCGCGTTGGCGATCTCGTCGTCCAGGCTCGTACGGCGGTAACCCCGCACCACCGCCCGGGTGTCGCTGAGGGCGTCCGCCGCCAGCTGCCGTATCTCCTTCATCTCCGCGGCGGCCCGCGCCGGATCCCGCTCGACGAGCCGCTCCGCCAACTCGCTCTTCAGGGCGATCACTTGGAGATGGTGACCCTGGATGTCGTGCAGGTCGGCGGCGAACCGCAGCCGTTCCTCCTTGACCGCCAGCTCCGCCTCCAGCCGTCGTGCCGCGTCGAGCCGCCGTGCCGTGTCCCAGGCCCACAGCGGGCCGAGCGTCACCCAGGCGGTGAAGGCGACCAGCCCCGCCGGGAACAGGGCCGCGTACGCCGACTCCCCGTCGCCCTCGGCAAGGCTGACGAGGCTGCCGGGGAGCAGGGCGAGGACCACGGCGCCCCCGACGAGCAGCCGCCTGTGGCGCGGCGGGAGGTACGTCGCGACGATCGCGACCACCAGCGCGGGCGCCACCGGCCACAGCCCGTAGTTGCGCACGGCCAAGGGCAGCGCCGCGAGCACGACTCCCGCCCCGACCGCGGCGGTCAGCAGGCCCATGGGCGGTCCGCCGGGCTGCGCGGCCGTGACCGGCAGGAGCGCAAGCCGTCGGCTCAGCAGGGCGACGCTCGCCCACACCTCGACCACGAGGGCGGCAGCGGCCGGCGCGCGGGCCCACAGGGGGACGTCGCCGTCGAGGACCCACTCGCTGACGAAGAGGACCAGGACGCACGCGGTCATACCCGGCACGGCCCACCAGGTGTAGCGACGGAAGCCCGTAAGCCCCGCCGCCCCGCGATCGAACTCCCCGTCCCCCACCCGGTCATTGTGGCCCAGACGGTCCCCATGACAAATGTCATCCGAGGACGTGACAACGCCACGCGAGCGCACCGGGATACGGCACTACTGGCGGGCTTCGTCGCGGCGGAGGCTGAGGGTGTCGGCAGCGGATGCAGCAGACGCAGCCGGTACCCCGCCCCTGTACCGAAAGAGAGCCCGTCATGCAGGCACGCACCCCTCACGCGACCGCTGCACGGCCGCACCCGACCGCGGCGCTCAGGCGGCGCTGGCCGACCGCACTGGCCGCCGCGGTCGTCGCCCTCAACGTGATCGCATCCGGCTCGCAGGACGTGGCCGACGCCGTCGGAGGGTTCGCCGAGACCCTGCCGTTGCTGCCCCTGATCTATCTGGTCGTCCACCAGATCGGCAGGCCGCAGGCCACCTGGCCGGTGCTCGGGGCCGGGCTGGTGGCGGTCTTCGCCCTGGCTTCCCAAGATGTGGTCGCCTCGTCGACGGTCCTGGTCGCCCTCGCGGCGGCCGTCCTGGTCTGGGGCGCCCTCCGCGGGACTCCCCACGGGCGGGCCACGTTCGGGGTGCAGGCCGTGGGTGCCGTCGTGTTCTGCGGGCTGGCGCTGGCGGGGCTGGCGGTCGATCCGGACCTGGGCCGGTACCTGGTGGCGGCCGGCTGGTTCTGCCACGGTGTCTGGGACTTCGTGCACCTGCGGCTCGACAAGGTCGTCTCGCGTACGTTCGCCGAATGGTGCGGCGTCATCGACGTACTCGTCGCCGTCCAACTGCTCTTTCTGGTCTAGCCGAAACGGGTGCCTCGGGTGGCCGAAAACGCCCGAGAAACGCCGGGTCAGGCCCGTAACCGGGATTCGCCCCGTACGTTGCCACCAGTGGTCTCTCCTGTCCGGCACCCCAACTCCGCTCCCCGGGAGCTCCCTTGGACCCCGAAGACACCGCAGCCGCACTCCGCCTCGGCCCGCTCTCCCGCCGCGGATTCCTCCAGGCCACCGCAACCGCCACCGCAGCCGTCACCGGTTCTGCGCTCCCCCCTGTGAGTACACCCGCCTTGGCTGCATCCTCCGCCGCGACCACCCTCTCCTTCACCGCCGCCACGGGTGGCTCCGCGACCCTCGCCCCGTCCGGTGACCGCCTGGTCGCCGAGGTGCAGAACGTGCTCTGGTCCATCCCGCGCAAGGGCGGCACCGCCGTCCCGCTCACGCCGCCCGGCCTCGAACCCACCCGCCCGCAGTTCTCGCCCGACGGCAGCCGCCTCGCCGTCTGCGCCTACCGCGGCGGAGGCTTCCACCTCTGGACGCTGCGGCCCGACGGCACCGGGCTGCGGCAGCTCACCGACGGGCCGTGGGACGACCGGGGCCCGGCCTGGTCGCCGGACGGCACCCGGATCGCATTCGCCTCCGAGCGCGGCGGCGACACCGTGACCGGCTCTCCGTACCGCATCTGGACCGTGGACGTGAGCACCGGCGGGCTGACCCGGCTCACCGGGCGGCCCGACCAGCAGGGCCCCGGGCAGGACGCCCGCTGGGAGGACTTCGACCCCACCTGGTCGCCCGACGGGCAACGAGTGCTGTTCGTGCGGGCCGTCGTCACCGAGACCGGCACCCTGCGCGCGACCGCGATCGCCGCGGTGGCCGCCGACGGCACGGGCCCGGTCACCACCGAGCACACCGACGACTCCGGCGCCCAGCTCATGACCCCCGCCGTGTCGCCCACCGGGCGCCTGGCCCACCTGCGCACCACGGCCTCGCCCGCCGCGTCCTGCACCCTCGTCGTGGACGGCGCACCGGTCGCCGTGCGGGGTGACGTCCTTCCCGCCCCGCCCCGCTGGACGGAGGCCGACCGACTGCTCCTCAACGTCGACGGACACTTCCGGCTGGTCGACCCGGACGCGCCGGGCGGCGGCGAGGAGATCCCGTTCACCGCCACGCTGCCCGTGGACCGGCCCCGCTACCGGGGCAAGGCGTACGACTTCGAGGGCGCCGGCGCCCGTCCCGTCCGCGCGCTGCACCTGCCCGCCCTGTCGCCGGACGGCCGTAGCGTCGCCTTCGCGGCGCTCAACGCGCTGTGGACCGCCCGGACGACCGGCGGCCGGGCACCCCGCAAGGTCCTGCAA is a window from the Streptomyces sp. NBC_00299 genome containing:
- a CDS encoding maleylpyruvate isomerase family mycothiol-dependent enzyme, which produces METADFVRTLDREGQLLAAAAEEAGSEAEVPTCPDWQVRDLLRHTGMVHRWAAAFVAEGRTSAHPDGGLPDLDGAALLAWFREGHRHLVGTLAAAPADVQCWQFLPAPSPLAFWARRQAHETTVHRFDAETARGGTPSGIDPDFAADGIDELLLAFHARRRSRVRSAEPRVLRVRATDTDGTVWTVRLSQEPPVAVRGDAAETDCEISGRVAQLYVALWNRLPFPHVTGDAAVATLWRENSAVTWS
- a CDS encoding MarR family winged helix-turn-helix transcriptional regulator, with the protein product MAATKAERALVDQWRDILALHARTQCELDRALHQHGLCASDFEVLDVLAVGACSYRVQEISERVHLSQSALSRLIARLEKDGLVERGMCAEDRRGVRVALTAKGRTLHGEVLPVQRAVLTRMLAN
- a CDS encoding MFS transporter — its product is MTSPLITPASDGRWTPRLWGTLLVLCAAMFLDALDVSMVGVALPSIGADLGLSTSTLQWIVSGYILGYGGLLLLGGRAADLLGRRQVFLVALAVFALASLLGGLVDSGPLLIASRFIKGLAAAFTAPAGLSIITTTFAEGPVRNRALAIYTTCGATGYSMGLVFSGLLTEASWRLTMLLPAPVALIALAVGLKLLPRTEREKTTGGYDIPGAVLGTASMLLLVFTVVEAPEAGWGSARTVLSFVAVVVLLTAFVRVERRSPSPLIRLGVLRSGAQVRAQLGALTFVGSYIGFQFLVTLYMQELLGWSALHTALAFLPAGALVALSATKVGAIIDRFGTARLIAIGFALMVAGYVLFLRIDLDPVYAAVILPTMLLVGSAFALTFPSLNVQATNGVDEHEQGMVSGLLNTSVQVGGALFLAVVTAVLTANTPEESASPQAHLDSYMPALVVITGIAVVGLLIALTGLRTRRGQRTVVVAKSTSLEAERVTVRD
- a CDS encoding DM13 domain-containing protein codes for the protein MGRVRRKLFGPWGIGALALTVAVGGFGLYWFQPWKLWQDRTVEEALPAAAQTPAGATSSTGAASPEGAASSAPGPETLAGGALISHEHATSGTVKLVRLADGSHVVRLEKLETSNGPDLRVLLTDAPVKEGTAGWRVFDDGAHISLGKLKGNKGSQNYVVPQDVDLSRYSSVSIWCDRFDVSFGAAELARV
- a CDS encoding MFS transporter; the encoded protein is MPGTPNDLSRLRIALTTFFALDGFLFAGWVVRIPAIKEQTGASAGDLGLALLGVSAGAVLTMTLTGRLCRRFGTHEVTVVCAVLLSLSVALPPLTHSTLALGAVLLIFGAAYGGINVAFNSAAVDLVAALRRPIMPSFHAAFSLGGMVGAGLGGLVAGSLSPARHLLSLAAIGLLVTAVAGRTLLRHEPPTAASPGRPAKDTPRRLDSRTRGLVIVFGLIALCTAYGEGAMADWGALHLEQDLDATPGVAAIGYSCFALAMTIGRLSGTALLERLGHGRTVVAGGATAVAGMLLGSLAPSLWAALLGFAVTGLGLANLFPVAVERAGTLAGPSGVATASTLGYGGMLLGPPAIGFMADWFSLSVALTSVAVLAAIATLIGVATRRTTPN
- a CDS encoding VOC family protein, which codes for MARLHDLVLDCAHPAATARFWAAALDGYDVAPYDDAEPARLRAQGISGPEDDPTVLVAPRGGGPRLWCQLVPEPKRVKNRLHLDLVSTDPEAELGRLTALGATVQDRHEDHWVLADPEGNEFCLFPSPS
- a CDS encoding glutamate--cysteine ligase, which produces MGRDVPALVFTREDRRRYREKMHTCLDVLAQMLRESTFESERPQVGLEIELNLVDDDGLPAMRNTDVLQAIADPAWSSELGRFNLEINIPPRELTTGGPGAWEQAIRDALNHAEDRASAVGAHLIMIGILPTLGETDVGERALSGDPRYQLLNEQIFAARGEDLRITVDGVERLATYADTITPEAACTSTQFHLQVAPKEFAAYWNAAQAVAGVQIALAANSPYLFGRELWRETRIPLFEQATDTRPQEIKAQGVRPRVWFGERWITSVFDLFEENVRYFPALLPLCDDEDPQHALNHGGAPELGELTLHNGTIYRWNRPIYAVTDSGPHLRIENRVLPAGPTVADIIANGAFYYGLTRALVDEDRPIWTRMSFAVAEENLHTAARDGIDARLYWPGIGEVPVVELVLRRLLPLAHRGLELAGLDAAWREPLLGIVEQRCITARNGALWQAETVHQLEKAGVSDRREALRQMTTAYMDYMHLNAAAHTWPVD